DNA from Nyctibius grandis isolate bNycGra1 chromosome 15, bNycGra1.pri, whole genome shotgun sequence:
gccagggaccaggttaggaaagctaaagccctgatagaattaaatctggccagggatgtcaaggacaacaagaaatgcttgtataggtatgtcagtgataaaaggaagactagggaaaatgtgggccctctcaAGAACGAAACAGGAGACCGGGTTagctgggatatggagaaggctgaggtactcaatgactttttgcttcagtcttcaaaGGCAAGTGCTCTAGGCTCgccacccaagtcgcagaaggcagaggcagggactgaaaGGATGAAGAAtcacccactgtaggagaagatcacgTTCAAGACCAtctgaggaacctgaaggtgcacaaatCCATGGGagctgatgaggtgcatccacgggtcctgagggaactggcaggtGAAGctgctaagccgctatccatcatttttaagaagttgtggcagtctggcgaagttcccactgactggaaaaggggaaacataacccccatcttcaagaagggaaaaaaggaagacccggggaactacaggacagtcagtctcacctctgcctggcaagatcatgaagcagatcctcctggaaactactgaggcacacggaaatcaaggaggtgattggtgacagccaacatggctttactaagggcaaatcatgcctgacaaatgtggtggccttctacaacggggttacagcgttggtggataagggaagagcaaccgatgtcatctacctggacttgtgcaaagcatttgacactgtcccacatcacatccttgtctctaaattggagagacatggacttgacggatggacgactcagtggataaagaattggctggatggtcgcactcaaagagttacggtcaacggctcgatgtccaagtggacaccgGTGCTGAGTgacgttcctcaggggtcagtattgggaccagtcctgtttaacatctttgtcagcgacatggacagtgggattgagtgcgccctcagcaagcttgccaatgacaccaagctgtgtggtgcggtcaacaccCTGGAGGTAAGGGATGCCaaccagagggaccttgacaagcttgagagctgggcctgtgtgaagcgcatgaagttcaacaaggccaagtgcaagatcctgcatgtgggtcagggcaatcccacGCATAAATAGAGTCcaggcagagaatggattgagagtagccctgaggagaaggacatgGGGGCGATGattgacgagaagctcaatgtgagctggcaacgtgcgcttgcagcccagaaggccaaacatatcctgggctgcattaaaagcagcgtggccagcgggtcaagggaggtgattctgcccctctactctcttttcatgagaccccacctgcagtactgcgtccagctctggggcccccaacataagaaggacatggagctgttggagcgagtccagagaagggccacaaagatgatcagggggctggagcacctctgcactcggcactggtgaggccacaccttgagtactgtgtccagttctgggctccgcacttcaagaaagatgttgaggtgttggagcaagtccagaggagggcgaccaagctgctgaagggtctggagggtatgacctatgaggaatggctgagggagctggggttgtttagcctggagaagaggaggctcagaggtgaccttattgcagtctacaactacctgaagggaggttatagtgaagtgggagtcggcctcttctcccgggcagctaccgataggacaagaggacacagcctcaagcttcaccaggggaggttcaggttggacattaggaagaatttcttttcagaaagggttattagacattggaatgggctgcccagggaggtggtggagtcaccatctctggatgtgtttaagaaaagactggacatggcacttagtgccatggtctagtcgacagggtggtgtcagggcaacggttggactcgatgatccctgaggtctcttccaacctggctgatcccgagattctgtgattctgtgattctgtgctatgaagacaggctgagagagttggggcttttaagcctggagaagagaaggctccagggagaccttatagcagccttccagtacctgaaagggctacaggaaagcgggagagggactttttacaaggacatgtagtgataggacaaggggtaacagtttaaaactgaaagagggtagatttagatgagatattaggaagaaattgttcacTGTGAAGGCGGTGAGAcattggcacaggttgcccagagaagttgtggctgcccgctccctggcagtattcaaggccaggttggatggggctttgagcaacctggtctagtggaaaggtgtccctgcctgtggcaggggggctggaactagatgatctttaaggtcccttccaactgaaaccattctatgattctataaagaTTTCACAGTAACTTGTGAATTTTCTGTTGAGTGTGATTTTGAAGTGTCTCTAGAATCTGTTCTACATGGAAATTCATACATCCTGACTAGTGGGAGCATGAAAGGAGAGATTTCCTTGCTATGGGCAGTTTGGTACATACCATATATGTGGGTCTAAGTTCCCATTTTAAgtctaataataaaaataatctcattgATATAGAAAAACCTCATTAATAAAACAGTTAAAACTTTTATACAAAATACTTTCTCGTAACAGCCTCCTTTGTGTGGTATTATACCTAGCCTCCCAACGTTACTTTCTGTCCTCAGGTTGACTCTTCAGTCTTTCTTAAGAATTGTGGTGCAGCAAGGAGAGAGCCTACTGTGAGTTATCAGCATCCTCAAGTCTTTGGCAGAAGCAGTATGGTATAACAGGGATTTCTTCCTACGTGGTCTTGGGTTtgcttgggtttatttttatctatttcCTTATCACAGTTTGCTTCCCTTTCACTGGTTCCCAGCTGAAGTTTAAAAGGTGCAGAGTAGCTTCCTCTGCTTCAGTTATCACGAAAGATAATTCTTTATTATGCAGCGACCCCCAAGGCTTGTCAGACCTTTACCATAAATGGTATTCACAAAACTTAACCTAAAACAGGTTAGGTAATAGTTGTTTAACTACTACACAGTTATTAAAACAACCTAAAACCACTTCAGGCCCAGACAAGCCCTAAGACCATGCACTGTCAGGTCAATACAAACCCTCAAGCCTTTTGCgattaatggaaataaaattgtatttactgCTCTAGGAATAGAACCATCTCAGTATAGACAGAGAATGGTCAGGTATTCAGAAGGAGGAGTGAAAAGAAGATAAGCTGATGGCAAAGACAGTATCAGAAAACAGAGTCAGACTGTTCTTTGTCATGGAGCATGAGTACAGAGAACAAAATGGAGTGAAAGCAATCTGAAGTCTACTAGGGAACCATAGCAAGCCTTCTAACATGTCATGGGAAGGAAGAGCTAGGCTGACATCACTGCTAGGTGTTAGATGGATTTATTAAGCTCTGGCTGAAAACGGATCAGTTCTGAAAAATCTCGCTCTCATCACTCTTTCAGATAGCAATGACAGAGACTTCTGGGAATGATGCTTTCTCACCCTCACTACTGACAGCAGGGCAACCTCAAAATTACTGATGTGTTGGTGAATTTGCATCCTGGAGACACATAATTAAAGACTCGTTTTGATAATTCTGTCTTAGACATGGAGCTATCAGCTGGAAGTTTACAGCAGAGTGAGCAAAGCTCACTGGAAGCTCACTTTACTCTTTGGAAGCGAAGTCCATGCTATGACAGTGGTTTCTACACACCCAGACTGAGGGACCACTGTCAACCATCAGCACTTCCCAGGAAACCTCAAGAGCTCCAATGGCAGGGTCTCCTTTGAAAGTTTTGTAGATGAATAGAGCCAAAGTTTTTGGAGACCACCGACCTCAGGCCTGGGCGTAGCCATGGTCTGCATGCCATGTCTGACCAAGCAGATGATAGTCAGCTTTCCCTCCATTGCTCTCTGCTTGACAATGCAGCTCAAAGGCAACCATAGTCATAGTTAGagctcaaatttttttttttaatttgccttttaagCAAGACCAAAACCAGGCTATGGAGAGCACAGCTTGTAAACTCATGAGAGCAACCCAGAAGCCTCTGTATCCTTCCCAAACCATATGTTCACCCCTCTACCCCTGTCTGGCAGCCTCATTTTCCACCCCCGAGTGGACTTGGAGCAGAGGATGCCCTCTGTCgtggtttcactgggatagaatcatagaatcaattttctgttacactttgttttagttgtggccagccatggtatgcaggtttccatgatgatcaaggccgttagcagttttgagttagccagaTTCTTAAACTACAAGgagcgaaagccagggcagctgatccagggtggcccacaggtgtattctacaCTATAAacatcacgttcactataaattggaaagtttgctggggatggcctgctcttccctctcttctctctctctcctcttttcaatggtcaccatccctggagggtctttCCACCACTATATGGGCAGAGTACAACTTTATGgtttttgtattagcattagtattgatattggttttcttattttattaaatctgtttcaatttcaacccacaagtctccctccttttcccaactCACTTACtcggttggggaggggagattgggtgatagaacaactggttattttttagccctggatgcaggCTAAACGGAGACACCCTCCCATCCCCCAAACGGATTAGCGCTCTGCTGGCAATAGTTAAGCTtgtaagaaaagagaaaccaaGTATGCTGTTATTCTCAAGTTCTCTCTGAACCTCTGTCTTTCTATACAATGCCAAGCCTTTGCACCATGGATAAGGTTTCTGTGCAGCTGGTAAATTCCAGTAGATTTCTTCTGCATGAAAATGTCCATGTCTCTTTTGAATCCTTGTAATCCTTTAGTTTGCAGTGATAAGGAGTTCCCCAGCTTAACTGCATACTTTGTGAAGAACCCACACGTCTTCGTGGTTTTGAATACCTTGCCTTCAGGtagtttcatttcatttacacacatgcacactctctctctctcttgcacacacacagagtcctCCACCTTCTACCCTCTGCACTctcatgtttcttttaatgCCAGGGCCAGTTAGAACACTGATCCCTGTCAAGCCTCTCTACAGCGTGCTGATTTTATAGTTCTGCTTTGTATGCCCACTCAGTTCTCTCCTATCTTCAGTCTCTGGGTTTGTTTAATTGGTCCTCCTATGGAAGTCCTATCACGCGTCTGATCACTTTATTGCCTTTGGAATCATAATTCCTTTCAAattcagtttctctctttttattttctcttttgctacCACTGCTGAGAAATGAGCGTGTGTTTTCACACAGTTATGCAGCACATGTGGAAGACCTTGCTCCTGATGGGTAGTTGTCAGCTCAGAGTCCATCTTTTTACATGTGAAACTGCATTATGTTCCCCCCTGcatataattttgtgttttgaactGGACTGAATTTTGTATGCTATTTAATAGCACTGCTTGCTCAGTGTCATGAAAGCCTTCTGTGTTTCTTAGGTATCAGTCATCGTCTTTACTGCTGGGAATAACATTATTTCACTGAGAAACATTGTGTTCCTTCCTTTTCAGCACCTCTTCAGCTTGCTTTATAAATAGTTCGAACAACACAGGCCCTAGCACAAGTAACTTTTGTCCTTCATTCTGTGTCTTTGAGGATTATTTATCTGAGTGAGAAGCTTCCTTTTTATCACTCACAAAAGTAATAAAGAAGGTATAAGTAGTTAGGAACTAGGTGACAAAAAGCTGTACCGTGACATAAGTACACAAAGGTCATAAGCCAAAACTGTTCCCAAAGGCTAGTGATATTaacataaagaataaaaagagaaacaaatgaaaactggTGCTCTTGGTGCATGTGCGAAGGAATCTACTCTTTATTCACTATGTATTGAGGTGGTTGGAAATATAAAATCTGGAAGAAAGTGACTGAGAGGTTCACATTTTGTGCATCCCTCAGGCTACTTTGCTGCCTCATGACAACCTCACTCTTCCTCTTCTATCTTCTTGCCATGAAACTCTCGGCTCTTCACTCGGAGCTTGTTGACCTGCGACTCCGCAATGTCAGCCCGCTCCTCGGCTTCCTCCAGCTCGTGCTGGATCTTGCGGAACTTGGACAGGTTGACATTGGACAGCTCCTCCTGTGTGGGGAGAGGGAGTCAGTGGTGAAGAGTGCAGGGCAGGGGTCTCACTCCTCCCGCGCCTCAGCCTTGCGGGGATGTGGCTCTTCCCTGGGGGAAGGCACAAACTTCAATCCTCCACCCACCACTGCTTACACATAAGCCTCACACAGATGTCCTTATCCTCCCTTATTCAGGACCCCGCTGTGACAAGCTTCACCAGTACTGTGTCACTCTTAAGGAGCTATTTCATCACTTGAATTTgtcttttgtgtgtttgttctaCCACTACTTGATGCCCTACTATCAATGTGACTTATTATGTTGAGAAAGACCCTGAAGCCTTCTGCTGTTGATTACTAGCAGAGATTCATGAACTTCTCAGTCAGTGGATGTGGCCcctgggtttgtttagtctgACCTCCTGCATAAAACAGGTTGCAGAACTTCCCTCAGTTCATCCCTGACCACAGGGTGCCCAGAATTCAGCATGGCCTCAAGACACAATAGTAAAATATCTGTTGAGTCTTGGGAGTTTCTTTCATGCTCGTTTCATGGTATTCATACTCATCTCAGTGAGCATGCTGCCCCAGTGGAAGGCGGCTCTTACCCATTCTCCAAGGAATACTTACAGCCTCCTCAGCTTGTCTCTTGTAGGATTTCACCTTCATTTGCAGCTTGTCCACCAGATCCTGCAGCCTAAGAATATTCTTTCGGTCTTCTTCAGACTACAGTGGTTGGTAAGCACGAAAGAGAATGAATTCTTGGTTTCCCTCCACATGAGGTTAACGATTCCCCTTGGGGATGCTGTATAGAAAATTTGACTTGCTGTGAGAAAACTCTGTCAGCCTAAGGAGGCGTCTTGCCTTACCTGGTAGGTCAGCTCCTTCACTCTCCTCTCGTACTTGCGCACACCCTTCACAGCTTCAGCACTGCGCTTCTGCTCAGCATCAACCTCCACTTCCAGCTCCCGCACCTGCAATGAGAAGCCCATCTTTGGAGCTTCCCTGATGGCTGCTTACGTGACATGTTTGCAGGTGCACAAATACCAGCCCTACGCACTCTGGCCTCCAGCTTCTGGATTTGCTTCTTGCCTCCCTTCAGTGCCAACTGCTCGGCTTCATCCAGACGGTGCTGCAGGTCCTTCACTGTCTGGTCCAGGTTCTTCTTCATCCTCTCCAGGTGGGCGCTGGTGTCCTGCTccttcttcagctcttctgccATCATGGCTGcctgagagagaggaaaaagtcaaAGCCATTTTAGGGCTGGAGACAGTTTGGGGGAGAATACATCCATCATCAGCACTGTAAGGAGTCCCCTGCTCACATCTGTGATGGCCTTCTTGGCCTTCTCTTCAGCATTGCGGGCTTCCTGGATTGTCTCCTCCATATCACCCTGAATTTGCGTGATGTCTGTTTCCAGCTTCTTCTTGGTGTTGATCAAGCTCGTGTTCTGTGCAACAAGAAAGACGTGATTTCTTCTGTTAGACCTAATGCCATCACAACCAGAGCTAGAAGTGTGAGTATTGTTTATGAACGTCTTTAAGGCAGGACTCCAATTTAGAGTCACAGCAGGAAAATAGAATGGGTCACTGGCTGGATTGGCCATATCATATCAGGGCTCTTCAAGTGTTTATATAATAATCACAAGACGCATTACAATCTCCTTCTTTCTTATCCCTTATTGATGGGATTAATTTTAAGCAGAGTGCCTGACCTGGGTATGGAGGAGCTGCACACGTTCAGTGGCATCCAGAAGCTCCTGCTCAGCCAATTTCCTTGACCTCTCCGTCTGCTCCAGGGCCGCCCGTAGCTCCTCAACTTCAGCCTGCAACAGGTTTGCTCTGCGCTCCACCATGGCCACCTGCTCCTTCAGGTCCTCCTGTGTCCTGAGAGCATCGTCCAAGTGTATCTGCGTATCCTGTAAAAGAGACAAGAGAAATTGCAAGGTGGCAGTGCACGCTTGGGTGCCAAAAATGTCAGGGATGtcatttccctttctgtagCTTTGCTGAACACACCTTGAGCACTGCCTGTGTGTTTCTCAGGTTCTTTTGTGCCTCTGCAGACACACGGTTGGCATGGCTTAGCTGGATCTCCATTTCATTCAGGTCTCCTTCCATCTTCTTCTTCAGCCGCAGGGCTTCATTCCTGCTCCTGATCTCAGCGTCCAGGGTGCTCTGCATGGACTCCACAATCCTGAGGTGGTTTCTCTTCATCTGGTCGATCTCCTCATCTTTCTCTGCTATCTTCCTGTCAATCTCAGACTTCACCTGGTTGAGCTCAAGCTGCAGGCGCAGGATCTTCCCCTCTTCGTGTTCTAGGGAGGCCTGGACAAGTCAGCAGGAACAGTGACTTAAACCACTGCTTCCTTTCTGAGTGATCTCTTATGCAGTAGTTCATGAAATCTGGGCTTGctttcctgccagctctgcagagaactATTCCCATACTTTCAGCCTGGACACCCTTTATTAGCACTGTGTGTACCTCAGCTTCCTCCAGGGATGCTTGGATTTCAGACTTCTCCTGCTCAATCTGCTTCTTgactttctccagctcatgAATCGCCTTTCCTCCCTCGGCAATCTGCTCTGTGAGCTCAGAAATCTCCTCTGTAGGAACAAAGATCAACGGCATGGTCAGGCACAGAGCTGAATGGGAAGGATTCTGCCACACCAAGGTGACAGGCATCTTTGCTGACCTGCAAGCACAGACCCATGGGGAGTGGTGGCTAGTAGTGGATAGTGAGAAAGCCCTGCCAGGAGCAGAGGGCCAGGGACTTACGCTGCAAGTTCTTGTTCTCACGCTTCAGCGTTTCCAGGTGGTCCAAGGACTCCTCATAGGCGTTCTTCATCTTAAACAGCTCCGTGCTGAGAGAGCGAGACTCCTTCTGGGAGGCTTCCAGCTCAGCCTGCGTTTCCTCATACTTCTGCTTCCATTCTGCCAGGATCTGAAGACAAACGGGGTGTCAGTATGGCTGCAGCAACCAGGAGGGGATGCTCTGCCCAGGAgccccagctctggagcccaAAAGACCTTGTCAAAGTTCTTCTGCTTCTTATCCAGAGCTGCACAGGCAGCATTTGATCGCTCCACGTCAATCATCAGGTCCTCCACTTCAttctgcagcctctgctttgtcttttccaGGGAAGCACATTTGGCATTCACGGCTTCAACGTGTTCCTCTGCATCCTGCAGGCGCTGTGCCAGCTTCTTCCTGGGAGGTGATAAGCACAGCTCCAGGTTAGAGCTAAAGGGTCTACCACATCAGTGTCCTAGCATCTACTGAGATTCAGCCTGCCTTAGCTTTTCTAGCCCTAAAGGCTATGTTCATCTTTCCAATCTACACTTTTTCCACAGCACACAGGCTGACTGTTGGTGGTGTTGAGCccagagaaaagaaggctccggggagaccttctagcaccttccagtacctgaagggggcctacaagaaaactggagagagactttttacaagggcatgtagtgataggacgaggggtaacagtttaaaactgaaagagggtagatttagattagatattcgaaagaaattgttgactgtgagggtggtgagacactggaacaggctgcccagagaagttgtggatgccccctccctggcattgttcaaggccaggttagatggggctctgagcaagctggtctactgggaaggtgtccctgaccatggcagggaggttgcaACTATATGATATTTTAGGTACTTTctaaaccaaaccattctatgattcacacTTTTCCTCTACCTCCCTCTCTCCCCGCCTCTCTCCCCTCTACCCCAAAGACAGTATATCCCTGCCTTCATCCCACCCCTGACCTAACACACTCTCAGAGACTCCAATTTCCAATTTTCCTGGACagtctcagtcttctccagccATTTGACATCCCATTTCCCACGTACTtggcctcctccagctcctccgtGCGCTGAATAGCATCTGTCTCGTATTTGGTTCTCCACTGGGCCACTTCGCTGTTGGCCTTGGACAGGGTGCGTTGCAGCTCCCCTTTGgcttcctgctcctcctcatATTGTTCCCGGAGCAAGTCACAGTCATGGCGAGAAGACTGCAAGGCGTGGGCCAGGGCGTTCTTGGCCTGTGGAGACACTGGGATTGGTAACCTGAATACTTGGCTTGACATGCCTCTTGACAGTGAAATTGATAGTGAAATTAGAATGAAACTCGAGTTGGGCAAATACAAGCTGGGAGATGATGAAGCTTTCATCAACGTGTTCTGGAGGATCAGGACGTGTTAGTGAGCTGctctttctgtaaatgtttcGACATATGTATCTGAATCCTGACTTAGAGCGTATCATCAGAATCTCAGGAAAGCCTTGCAGATGACTTCTTCCGGCATCAAAATCACTAAGATTACTTTCCTCTCTACCTTATGAGCTGGGGTATGTGCATTACCGGTGTTCCCTCCAGTACTGCATGTGTTTGGGGAAAGAATATTGAACCAATCTTGGGTCAGACAGGATTCTCTAGATGCTTTTAGGGGACATGTAGGTTGTGGAGAGGAGGGTACTTCCAGacctttatttcttcctctagATGTCTCTTGAGTTCCTCAATCTGTTGGGTAAATCCTTGCTTGCCCCTAGACAGCTGAGAAATCAGAGCAtccttttcctccacctggcGTGAATATTCACCTGGAAAGGGTAAAACGAAAAAAAAGTAACTAGACTATTAATAATATGACAGTTTCTGCCTCTGAACCCACATAATCAGGAGTGGCTTGGAGAGGTTCTACCAGTTATCATATTACACCCTCTGGTATCCTCATGGCATGCAGGTCCTCCCATTGTGCCTCAGGAATGAGCATGTCTCACCTGTTTCTGTCTGCAGACGAGCTCTTTGAGTATTGAGGTCATTGATCATGCGCTGATTCTGCTCCTCCTTAGTTTTAATCTCACTCAGCTGATCTTCCAGAGTGCGGCACATCTTCTCCAGATTTGCCTAGATACCAatcacaagggaaaaaaggagatgaaCACCTGCACTCTGACTTATCCTCACAGCACGGATACTTTTTTTATGAGAATGTGGCTGGTAGATGTAGCCTGTTTGCCATACCTTGGCCCTGTGAGCATGTTCTGCTGCAATTCCATACCTTGGCTTTGGAGACAGTTTCCATGTTACTGGCCAAGTCGTCAATCTCCATCTTCAGctcactcttctccttctccagcttctgcttCACTCGTTGCAGGTTGTCGATCTGCTCCCCAAGCTCAGCTGTGCTGTCCGCGTGCTTCTTCCGCAGGGCGGCAGCTGTGGCTTCGTGCTGCAGCGTGGCCTCTTCGAGGTCGCGACGCATCTTCTGAAATTCTGCCTCACGCTTCTTGTTCATCTCAATCTGAGCTGCGGTAGCCCCTCCTGCTTCTTCCAGGCGCTCGCTGATCTCCTCTAGCTCCCTCGAGAGGTCAGCCCGatgcttctctgcttttgccCGAGAGGTTCGCTCTGCCTCAATTTCCTCCTCCAGTTCCTCAATACGAGCCTGGAGAACATTAGGGACCCTTCACATCCATGCCCTCCTCCTACCTGATGTCTTTTGGAAggacagaagagaaggaaaagaaacttgcCTGCAGCTCCTTGATCTTCTTCTGTAATTGCATGCCCAGGGCTTGCTCATCCTCGATTTTGCTCTGGATCTGGCTGATTTCAAAGTCTTTCCTTTGCACAAACAAACCGTGTTAGAgctcaaagaaaacagacaagtgCACCAGCCCAGCACTCGGGTGCCCCACAGACACACTTACTTCTTCAGTTTctcatccagctgctgcttATCATTTTCCAAATCCATTATGCTGTCATGGGCCAGTTTCAAGTCCCCTTCGAGTTTCCTCTTAGCTCTCTCAAGGTCCATGCGCAGTTTCTTCTCTTGCTCCAGGGACCCTTCCAGCTAAAAGAACAAGACCATCAGTGCTCCACCAGTCAGGTTTAACTCCACACCTGTCCTGTTCTTGCTGTATGCCTGTGTGCTTACATCATCCActtgctgctccagcttggTTTTAGCTTTGGTCAGCGTATTGACTTTGTCCTCTTCCGCCTGCAGGTCATCCAGTGTCTGCTGATGGGCCTCTTGGAgggctttcttctcttttgtcagCTTGGCAATGGTCTCGTCCAGGGCTGCCATCTCCTCTGTGAGGTTTTTCACCTACAAATATAATCAATTGTCAATTAGGTGGAAAACAGGACTTCTGGCGCAGTGAGATTTTCACTTTGCAGTGCTTAGCcaggagtttttttttttacttttcctgccCAGATGAGGCCCAGTTCAAATGTTCCAAAGCCAACACGTCCTTGGGTAGAAGGCTCTTTTGCTCCAAGAAACAATGATTTCTTTGACCCCTTACATTATTCCCTGTGTGTGTACCTTGTTTTCAGTGGcatgcttttccttctccacttTGGCCAACGTTAACTCCAGGTCATCAATatctttcttcagctctgaaCATTCATCctccagttttctcttcttggCTGTCAGCTCAGCATTAatttcctcctcatcctcagccCTTTCAGTCACCTCCTTAATTTTGGCTTCCAGctggattttggttttgatgagCTGGTCACACCTTTCCTCAGCATCAGCCAAGCTATCTGCTTCCTGGTGGGGAGACACACAGTTTTGTGGGTTGTAACGTTTTGAAGATTCTCCGCTTTGTCTTTTGTATCACTGAGTAGGCACGTGTTAAAATGGGGGCTGAACCTGGCCTTCCACTCCAGCAACTGGAAGatcttccaactgaaaccattctatgattctatgattctgtcttGCCAGGTGTCTACTGGGAAATGTGTTCATCTGGAATCAACATTGATTCCAAATTTTTTGTGACTTTTAAAATGCCTCACAGAGAGGGTAGCTATGAGAATATCTTATGCGCCCACAAGCACAACAGAACAGTGGTCACTTCAAGCACTAGGTTTCAGCACGAGCAAGGGTGTGGGGTcttttttcctgacagaaaaagtatttaacagctttttcattttaattgtctCATCGAGAATATTATAATATTTGGGAAGtaaatgtttttccatttttgaggATAATTGAGAAAGAAATTTATCACTTCTCTACATACATTAAATTGCTGCAAGGACAACAGAGTTCTTGCCTTTGCTGTCAGCTATCTCTGTGCCTTCTTTCCAGGCCACGCCTAGGATTTCCGGTGCTAACTTGTTCATCACTTCATTTGGTGTTAAGAAACTGCCTTTTCCTAATTGAGTTTGAAAGGGCAGTATCCGTGTCTACTGGGAAACCTTGTCATCTAGAATCAAGACCGGTTCCaaattttttaatgtctcttAAAAATGCCTCACAGAG
Protein-coding regions in this window:
- the LOC137670441 gene encoding myosin heavy chain, skeletal muscle, adult, which produces MASPDAEMAAFGEAAPYLRKSEKERIEAQNKPFDAKTSVFVVHPKESFVKGTIQSKESGKVTVKTEGGETLTVKEDQIFSMNPPKYDKIEDMAMMTHLHEPAVLYNLKERYAAWMIYTYSGLFCVTVNPYKWLPVYNPEVVLAYRGKKRQEAPPHIFSISDNAYQFMLTDRENQSILITGESGAGKTVNTKRVIQYFATIAASGEKKKEEQQSGKMQGTLEDQIISANPLLEAFGNAKTVRNDNSSRFGKFIRIHFGATGKLASADIETYLLEKSRVTFQLKAERSYHIFYQIMSNKKPELIDMLLISTNPFDFHYVSQGEVTVPSIDDQEELMATDEAIDILGFTADEKTAIYKLTGAVMHYGNLKFKQKQREEQAEPDGTEVADKAAYLMGLNSAELLKALCYPRVKVGNEFVTKGQTVEQVNNAVGALAKAVYEKMFLWMVIRINQQLDTKQPRQYFIGVLDIAGFEIFDFNSFEQLCINFTNEKLQQFFNHHMFVLEQEEYKKEGIEWEFIDFGMDLAACIELIEKPMGIFSILEEECMFPKATDTSFKNKLYDQHLGKSNNFQKPKPAKGKAEAHFSLVHYAGTVDYNISGWLEKNKDPLNETVIGLYQKSSVKTLALLFATYGGEAEGGGGKKGGKKKGSSFQTVSALFRENLNKLMANLRSTHPHFVRCIIPNETKTPGAMEHELVLHQLRCNGVLEGIRICRKGFPSRVLYADFKQRYRVLNASAIPEGQFMDSKKASEKLLGSIDVDHTQYRFGHTKVFFKAGLLGLLEEMRDDKLAEIITRTQARCRGFLMRVEYRRMVERRESIFCIQYNVRSFMNVKHWPWMKLFFKIKPLLKSAESEKEMANMKEEFEKTKEELAKSEAKRKELEEKMVTLLQEKNDLQLQVQSEADSLADAEERCDQLIKTKIQLEAKIKEVTERAEDEEEINAELTAKKRKLEDECSELKKDIDDLELTLAKVEKEKHATENKVKNLTEEMAALDETIAKLTKEKKALQEAHQQTLDDLQAEEDKVNTLTKAKTKLEQQVDDLEGSLEQEKKLRMDLERAKRKLEGDLKLAHDSIMDLENDKQQLDEKLKKKDFEISQIQSKIEDEQALGMQLQKKIKELQARIEELEEEIEAERTSRAKAEKHRADLSRELEEISERLEEAGGATAAQIEMNKKREAEFQKMRRDLEEATLQHEATAAALRKKHADSTAELGEQIDNLQRVKQKLEKEKSELKMEIDDLASNMETVSKAKANLEKMCRTLEDQLSEIKTKEEQNQRMINDLNTQRARLQTETGEYSRQVEEKDALISQLSRGKQGFTQQIEELKRHLEEEIKAKNALAHALQSSRHDCDLLREQYEEEQEAKGELQRTLSKANSEVAQWRTKYETDAIQRTEELEEAKKKLAQRLQDAEEHVEAVNAKCASLEKTKQRLQNEVEDLMIDVERSNAACAALDKKQKNFDKILAEWKQKYEETQAELEASQKESRSLSTELFKMKNAYEESLDHLETLKRENKNLQQEISELTEQIAEGGKAIHELEKVKKQIEQEKSEIQASLEEAEASLEHEEGKILRLQLELNQVKSEIDRKIAEKDEEIDQMKRNHLRIVESMQSTLDAEIRSRNEALRLKKKMEGDLNEMEIQLSHANRVSAEAQKNLRNTQAVLKDTQIHLDDALRTQEDLKEQVAMVERRANLLQAEVEELRAALEQTERSRKLAEQELLDATERVQLLHTQNTSLINTKKKLETDITQIQGDMEETIQEARNAEEKAKKAITDAAMMAEELKKEQDTSAHLERMKKNLDQTVKDLQHRLDEAEQLALKGGKKQIQKLEARVRELEVEVDAEQKRSAEAVKGVRKYERRVKELTYQSEEDRKNILRLQDLVDKLQMKVKSYKRQAEEAEELSNVNLSKFRKIQHELEEAEERADIAESQVNKLRVKSREFHGKKIEEEE